In Cicer arietinum cultivar CDC Frontier isolate Library 1 chromosome 1, Cicar.CDCFrontier_v2.0, whole genome shotgun sequence, one DNA window encodes the following:
- the LOC101495168 gene encoding transcription factor bHLH146-like, producing the protein MEGQKAKRRRVYSVEPNKVVQATFTRNYINYLAPTLMKIKEKSSIQDNNFCGDIQNVIKYEVDMAMVFSAQGYAWSNALKLKLQKGDSGEGSSKIYHQNEMGPLEKNCSKKEGNTKILVKNNLVEENNIDEDDEIVNRQLMCLRKLIPGGEEMCQEQMVNELESYVSCLQMQVNILKCLTHETS; encoded by the coding sequence ATGGAAGGCCAAAAAGCTAAACGTAGACGTGTTTATTCAGTTGAACCAAACAAAGTAGTACAAGCAACATTTACTAGAAACTACATTAACTATTTAGCACCAACTTTGATGAAGATCAAGGAAAAAAGTTCCATACAAGACAATAACTTTTGTGGTGATATTCAAAATGTTATAAAGTATGAAGTGGACATGGCCATGGTTTTTTCAGCTCAAGGTTATGCATGGAGTAATGCTCTAAAATTGAAGCTTCAAAAGGGTGATAGTGGTGAAGGTTCATCAAAGATTTATCACCAAAATGAAATGGGCCCActtgaaaaaaattgttcaaaaaaagAGGGTAATACTAAGATTTTGGtgaaaaataatttggttgaagaaaataatattgatgaagatgatgagaTTGTGAATAGGCAGTTGATGTGTCTTAGAAAGTTGATACCAGGAGGAGAAGAGATGTGTCAAGAGCAAATGGTGAATGAATTAGAGAGCTATGTAAGTTGTTTGCAAATGCAAGTGAATATTCTTAAGTGTCTCACTCATGAGACAAGttag